Proteins from one Podospora pseudocomata strain CBS 415.72m chromosome 4, whole genome shotgun sequence genomic window:
- a CDS encoding hypothetical protein (EggNog:ENOG503PG2G): protein MPLPPILRLSPDTRRRVYLYLGLAPWKPAERYIFNLHRGNVLMDESDDSTNPVQFHGLLLSCRVIYQETAVLLYSANSFVAYLEDDCDRLLALTTTAISALTHLKIVVNQNSCHQQCTQCINSRVEDSSLYCYHQPTPEPCDEHASQAADQPPNGRLLTSSDTTTESLFENWRSAIEHLSASLVPGRLTLSVVCDVAHDDLKAGKLVVGPMALLPRLDDCHIRLSWRANAKLQQLARDAIEQARCIALPKSTAPSSSSPLLGLPRELRLRILAYTDLVTPIREVSWDGETYKADGSSNYHSWHRAGFDNETLARCRSDHHYGCQFKSCWSRGSADRYIGCFCSVRHAAVSSTCRCWSPPTPLFLVCRSLCHEAQHVFFSSNRFIVHDHVYTDTNSGTRMQSTWGLSAYPHARLTASRFLRDKVPDNSLGSIRFLELTFPAYSHEAWPDPDGPAIKEWIETIKHVNDKLNKPGLTLRIIMADAAHSAQETQRTMTDENGEVVKRAYTSLIDPLRCLGQDCTGEPLHRFYAHLPDPLAWTEASEALLAEDPCKYFHGINLKEQKLREEAERLVLGDERYEKQWGCAGVDVGQTGEGEGKDDYHDDGRSDKDNDYAINEASGTLLAKTLEEWEEDERELKEPKGSYWLFFHHLLRSGAL from the coding sequence ATGCCGCTACCTCCAATCCTGCGCCTCTCGCCTGACACCCGCCGCAGAGTTTACCTCTACTTGGGCCTTGCACCATGGAAGCCGGCCGAGAGATACATTTTCAATCTGCATAGAGGCAACGTGTTGATGGATGAATCCGATGACAGCACCAATCCTGTTCAGTTCCACGGACTTCTCCTCTCCTGTCGTGTCATCTACCAAGAAACAGCCGTCCTGCTGTACTCAGCCAACAGTTTTGTCGCCTACTTGGAGGATGACTGTGACCGTCTGCTGGCCCTGACAACAACTGCAATCTCTGCACTCACTCATCTCAAGATTGTTGTCAACCAAAATTCCTGCCACCAGCAATGCACACAATGCATCAACTCCCGGGTTGAGGATTCTAGTCTCTATTGCTACCACCAACCGACCCCCGAACCTTGCGATGAGCATGCTTCACAGGCAGCAGACCAACCACCGAATGGGCGCCTTTTGACCAGCTCAGATACAACAACCGAAAGCCTGTTTGAGAATTGGCGTTCAGCTATTGAGCATCTCTCTGCGAGTCTTGTGCCTGGTCGCCTCACATTATCCGTGGTTTGCGATGTCGCGCACGACGACCTCAAGGCTGGCAAGCTTGTTGTCGGCCCAATGGCTTTACTGCCACGACTTGATGATTGCCACATTAGGCTTAGTTGGAGGGCCAATGCAAAGCTTCAACAGCTTGCTCGCGACGCTATTGAGCAGGCACGCTGCATTGCATTGCCGAAGTCCACtgccccttcttcttcctcgcctcttCTGGGTCTTCCACGTGAGCTGCGGTTGCGTATACTCGCATACACAGATCTTGTGACCCCAATTAGGGAGGTGTCATGGGATGGGGAAACTTACAAAGCTGATGGGTCTTCAAATTACCATTCGTGGCATCGCGCGGGCTTTGACAATGAGACACTCGCTAGATGCCGAAGCGACCATCATTATGGGTGCCAATTCAAAAGCTGCTGGTCTCGAGGCTCAGCTGACCGCTACATTGGTTGTTTCTGTTCGGTTCGACACGCCGCCGTCTCATCAACATGCCGTTGTTGGTCACCACCGACGCCGCTCTTTCTTGTTTGTCGCAGTCTGTGTCACGAGGCTCAGCATGTGTTCTTTTCCTCGAATCGTTTCATAGTTCACGATCATGTCTACACTGATACCAACTCGGGAACTCGGATGCAATCTACGTGGGGGTTGAGCGCATATCCCCATGCCCGCCTCACAGCCAGCAGGTTCCTTCGAGACAAGGTTCCCGATAACTCTCTTGGATCGATCCGCTTTCTTGAGCTCACTTTCCCGGCTTACAGCCACGAGGCGTGGCCTGATCCGGATGGGCCGGCAATCAAAGAATGGATCGAGACCATCAAACATGTCAACGACAAACTCAACAAACCTGGCCTTACACTTCGTATCATCATGGCAGATGCTGCACACAGCGCACAAGAGACACAACGCACCATGACGGATGAGAACGGAGAGGTGGTCAAGCGTGCATACACGAGTCTCATCGATCCGCTAAGATGTTTGGGTCAGGACTGCACAGGCGAGCCCTTGCACAGATTTTACGCCCATCTGCCAGACCCATTGGCGTGGACTGAAGCGAGTGAAGCGTTGCTTGCTGAAGATCCATGTAAATACTTCCATGGGATCAACTTGAAAGAGCAAAAGCTACGTGAGGAGGCAGAGCGGTTGGTCTTGGGCGATGAGCGCTATGAGAAGCAGTGGGGCTGCGCCGGTGTAGACGTTGGGCAaactggagaaggagagggaaaggatgACTATCATGACGATGGCAGAAGCGACAAAGATAACGACTACGCGATTAACGAGGCATCTGGTACGTTGTTAGCCAAGACGTtggaggaatgggaggaggatgaaagAGAGCTAAAGGAGCCAAAGGGAAGCTACTGGTTATTCTttcaccatcttcttcgaTCAGGAGCTTTATAG